TCTTATTTTATGGTTGATAATATAAAAGAATATTGGGAATGGTCGGAGAAAGCATGGTATCATTTTTCTTTTCCATTTCAAGTAATTCTACCTATTTTCATATGGTTTTTTGCTGAAATTAAGAGTAAAAAAAGCTAGCATAAAAATGCTAGCTTTTAACATATTAAAGACTTTCTTTAACTGCTTTAACTATATCATTAGCTGTTAAACCATACTTTTCTAATAAATCATTAGGAGTTCCTGACTCACCAAAAGTATCCTTAACACCAACTTTTTTAACCTTAACTGGACAATTCTCAGCTACAACTTCACTAACTGCAGATCCTAATCCACCTATTACACTGTGCTCTTCTGCTGTTACTATAGCTTTTGTTTCTTTAGCAGCTTTTATTATTATATCAGTGTCTATAGGCTTTATAGTAGGCATATTTATAACTCTTAAAGATATACCTTCTTCTTTTAACATCTCATGAGCCTTCATAGCTTCATTTACCATTATTCCACAAGCGATTACAGTAGCATCTGTTCCTTCTAGAACTTCAACGCCTTTACCTATTTCGAATTTATAGTTTTCATCGAATATAGTAGGTACTGCCGATCTACCAAGTCTTACGTAAACTGGTCCGTTGTATTTAGCTACTTCAAATATAATTTGTTCAGCTTCTACTCCATCAGCTGGAACTATTACAGTCATATTAGGAATAGATCTCATTATAGCCATATCCTCTACTGATTGGTGAGATGCTCCATCTTCTCCAACTGTAAGACCTGCATGAGTTGCACATACCTTTACATTTAATTTAGGATAACAAACAGAGTTTCTTATTACCTCAAAAGCTCTACCAGCTGCAAACATTGCAAAAGTACTTGCAAAAGGAATCTTTCCAGCAGTTGACATACCAGCTGCTGCTCCTATTAAGTTTTGCTCTGCTATTCCCATATTAAAAAATCTTTCAGGGAAAGCCTTTTGGAAACCTGCTGTTTTTGTAGATTTTGAAAGGTCTGCATCAAGTACTACTACATTTTCGTTCATTTGTCCAAGTTTAACAAGGGCATTACCATAAGCTTCTCTTGTTGCTATTTTTTTCATTACTTAACACCTCCTAATTCTTTTAAAGCTACTTCTAGATCTTCATCACTAGGAGCTGTTCCATGCCATCCAGCTTGATCTTCCATGAATGAAACGCCTTTACCTTTAACAGTCTTAGCTATTATCATTGTTGGTTTTCCTACTGTTTCTCTAGCTGAATCAAGTGATGCAAATATTTGATCAAAATCATGTCCATCTATTTCTATTACATTCCATCCGAAAGCCTTGAATTTATCAACAACTGGATAGATATTCATTACATCTTCATTCTTACCATCAATTTGAAGTCCATTGAAGTCTAAGAAAGCAACTAAGTTATCTAATTTATAGTGAGCAGCACTCATAGCAGCTTCCCATATTAAACCTTCTTGAATTTCTCCATCTCCAAGTATAGTATATACTCTCCAAGGAGCATTATCCATCTTAGATGCCATAGCCATACCGCAAGCAACAGAGAATCCTTGTCCTAAAGATCCTGTAGACATTTCAACTCCAGGAGTTCCTTTCATATCAGGATGTCCTTGAAGCATAGAACTTATCTTTCTTAATTTGAATAACTCTTCCTTTTCAAAGTATCCTTTTTCAGCAAGAGCACTATATAAAACAGGGGCTGCATGTCCCTTTGATAATACGAATCTATCTCTATCTTCCTTCTTAGGATTTTGAGAATCTATATTCATCTCGTCAAAATATAAAGCTGTAACTATTTCAACACAAGATAAAGAACCTCCTGGATGACCTGATTTCGATTCATTAATCATTTGAACTATGTTCTTTCTTACACTAGTAGCAATTTGCTTCAATTCATTATGATCTCTCATTTATTACCCTCCTTTTTATATTTTAACTAAAATATATTTAAAAAATTTAACTGACACTATGATCTCATAGGCTTGAAACCTTCACCTAAAACTTCATGTACATTTGCAACCATTATAAATGCAAATTCATCTACATCTTTTACTATATTTTTTAATTTAACCTCTTGACTCCTATCAACCACTACCAACAATACATTTTTATCATTCTTAGTATACATTCCTTTTCCATTTAGAGAAGTGACTCCTCTTCCTAGAATTTGCATTATTTCATCACTTATTTCATCTGGCTTTGATGATATTACAAAGAATGCTTTAGAATAACCCATACCCTCTATTATAAAATCGGCCATTTTAACAAGTATGTATAGAGCAATTATAGAGTATAGAGATGTTTCTATATTTTTATTTACAAAACCTGCAAGTGCTACTATGCAAAGGTCTATACACATCATAAGTTTAGGTGTACTTATATTAGGAAAATATTTATTTAGTATTGCTCCTGCTAGATCTGTTCCACCTGTAGTTCCTCCAGATTTAAACACAAGACCTATTCCAACTCCTGTAATAAGACCTCCGTATATAGTCGATAACAACATATCATTAGTAGGTATGTATCCATAAGACATTTTTGAAACTAACTCTATAAAAAATGATAATGCTAATGTAGCATAACCAGTTTTTGCTCCAAAAGCTTTTCCAAGAATTATAACTCCAGCTATAAAAAGTGGAATGTTTATAACTAGGTTTGTTACTGAAACAGATATACCTGTGATCTTTTTGATAACTATCGCAAGACCAGTAACTCCACCAGGTGCTATTGTATGTGGTGCTAGAAATAAATCTATTGCTACTGCCATTAAAGCACATCCAATAGTTATAAGTGTATATTCAATTAGTATAGTACTCCAGTGCTTTTTCTTCATATTATACTTCCCCTTTATCTATTTTTTGACTATCACCTGTACAATGAATTTAGGAAGCAACATCATTCTTTTGTATCTCCATGGTTCTTTTACAAGTCTATAAAACCATTCAAGTCCAAACTTTTGATAGACCTCAGGTGCTCTTTTAACTTCTCCTGCATATACATCAACGCTTCCTCCAACACCCATAAACACAGATGTATCTACTTCATCTTTATATCTTTGAATCCATAATTCCTGTTTTGGTGCCCCAAACGCGACAAATAATATGTCAGGTTTTATTTCATTTATCTTTCTTATAACTTCTTTTTCCTCATCATGACCTTCATGGCCTATATGATGACCTTTGAAGTACCCATGGTGAGCTCCTGAGTTCTTTATGTTAGGATATTTCTTAACTATATTCTCAACTGCTTTATCAGCAACTCCAGGTTTCCCACCTAGTATGAATATAGATTTATTGTTTTCATTACAGTAATTCAGTATGTTCTCCATAAGATCAATTCCTGTAACTCTTTCAGTTAAAGGATTTTTTATTATTTTAGAAGCTATTACAAGACCTATTCCATCTGGTATAACTAAATCCGCCTCTTTTATTATATTTAAGAATTTCTCATCATCCTTAGCCATCATAACTATTTCACTATTAGGTGTTACTATAACACTTTTTTTATCTCTATCAAAAAAATTACTAGATGCATTCAATGCTTCGTTCATATCTACTTTATGTACTGGAACTCCTAAAATATTAATTCTTTCCAAAGTATTCACCTCTATTTTCAATCAAATCCATCAATATCTTATTGTGAATATCGGTTATTTCCCTGAATTCATCTTTTTTTCTAGATATTAACTCTCGTTCGTAATCTATATTATCTATTAAACATTTTACCTCATTCATTATATCATTAAAATTTATATTTAAAATAGATATAACATTATTTTTTTCAATAAAATTTAAAAAATTATTTATTTTCGGATCATATGAAAGTCCTACAACAGGTACACCCATCAAAACCGAAAATATAAGTGCGTGAAGCCTCATTCCTATTAAAAAATCTAGATTACCGACCAAAGATATATATTCATCTACATAAAGATATTTATCTAATACAAATACATTTTTTCTATATTTTTTATCTATACTCTTATAAATCTCTTTTATTATACTCGAATCTGCATAAAAATGGAAAGGTATAAATAACACTTGATAATCATATTCCTGAACCAATTTTTCGCATACCTTACAGATTTCTTCTACTATTTGTTTATTATTCTTCCATGGCCTTATAGAAAAACCAACTATCTTCTTATCAAAATCTATATTTATATCCCTTAATATATCTTTTCCAATCTCAATATCTGGCTTTTTAATCCCAAACACCGTATCCATCGTAACTAATATATCCTTTTGTATACCCATATTTATAAGCTCTTGTTTAGAATTTTCATCTCTTACATTTATAAAGTCAACCTTGTTTAAAACCCTTTTTAAAAGATTTCGGTTGTAATTTTTGTTAACAGGACCTATTCCTTGAGAATATATCATAACCTTTTTATTTAAGATCTTTGCTATATTTATTATAGCTAGATAATAAAGAATAGACCTCTTTGAAGTTACATCTTGAAGTAGTGATCCTCCTCCACTAACTAATAAATCACAGTCTTTAATTTCTTTTATTATACTAAACAGATTCATTCTCTTTATAGATCTTACATTATGCTTTTTTGAAGTGAATTCAGGATACTGAGATAAGACAACTATCTCAGTATCCTGATTAAAACCTTTTATTCCATCTATTATTCCTTTAAGTATAGCTTCATCTCCGATATTATTAAAACCATAATATCCAGATATAACAACTTTAGGCATTTATTTTTCTCCCTTCAATCTTTCTCCATATAAAATCGATTAGAAGAATACCTATACCTCCTATTATAACTCCAAATACTATCTCATAATTAGTTCTAATATAAGATAAGTAAAGAGGTGCTCTTATATGAGAGAAAGTGTTGACTATGTTTCCTTGACCTATTACAACTAGTAACGATAGGGGGAATATAGACCACTTTTGGTTTTTAAACGCTAGATACATCATCAAAATAAATCCAGGATGAGCCATTAAGAATGACTTATTTCTAGGTCTTGCAGTTAAAAATAACTCTAACATATTTCTAGACAGTAACTCTAAGCTCGAAGGCTTTATATTAGTTTCATGTCCAGTTCTAGCTATAAACACAATCCCTATAGCCAAAAATGCACATAAAACTATAACATGTCCTATTTTTATATCTTCTTTAAACAGTTTTATTATCTCATTTAAACTTATTCCGTCTCTTTCTTCTTCTCTCTTATATCCAAATATAGATAAATAAAGTAATACAGTAACCATTATAGGTGCTATCTGAGATACCTTAACCCCTCTGAATATATCCATCTCAAGTAAAAACTTACTATCAAGTAAAAGAGACACTTCAAATAAAGCACCTATTAAAGATATCATACATGCTATCATCAATGTTATTATTCCTTTTAATAGGATATTCAATGCATTCATATTGTTTTTAGTTTTTAAAGCAGCTCTAACAATATACAATATAAACGCCATACTTATAGAAGGCATTGCTATAGTTGCAAGTAATGCAAAGATTTTATCTAAAAGATCCGCTTTAATACCTAAGCCGTATAAAAGTGCAGTACCTACTGATGATAATCCAAATAATATATTCATATACTTATACTTTATATTTACTAAGTTGTCTATTAATATTAAAAATGCAGCTAT
The window above is part of the Tepidibacter aestuarii genome. Proteins encoded here:
- a CDS encoding transketolase family protein — protein: MKKIATREAYGNALVKLGQMNENVVVLDADLSKSTKTAGFQKAFPERFFNMGIAEQNLIGAAAGMSTAGKIPFASTFAMFAAGRAFEVIRNSVCYPKLNVKVCATHAGLTVGEDGASHQSVEDMAIMRSIPNMTVIVPADGVEAEQIIFEVAKYNGPVYVRLGRSAVPTIFDENYKFEIGKGVEVLEGTDATVIACGIMVNEAMKAHEMLKEEGISLRVINMPTIKPIDTDIIIKAAKETKAIVTAEEHSVIGGLGSAVSEVVAENCPVKVKKVGVKDTFGESGTPNDLLEKYGLTANDIVKAVKESL
- a CDS encoding YitT family protein; protein product: MKKKHWSTILIEYTLITIGCALMAVAIDLFLAPHTIAPGGVTGLAIVIKKITGISVSVTNLVINIPLFIAGVIILGKAFGAKTGYATLALSFFIELVSKMSYGYIPTNDMLLSTIYGGLITGVGIGLVFKSGGTTGGTDLAGAILNKYFPNISTPKLMMCIDLCIVALAGFVNKNIETSLYSIIALYILVKMADFIIEGMGYSKAFFVISSKPDEISDEIMQILGRGVTSLNGKGMYTKNDKNVLLVVVDRSQEVKLKNIVKDVDEFAFIMVANVHEVLGEGFKPMRS
- a CDS encoding WecB/TagA/CpsF family glycosyltransferase, which encodes MNTLERINILGVPVHKVDMNEALNASSNFFDRDKKSVIVTPNSEIVMMAKDDEKFLNIIKEADLVIPDGIGLVIASKIIKNPLTERVTGIDLMENILNYCNENNKSIFILGGKPGVADKAVENIVKKYPNIKNSGAHHGYFKGHHIGHEGHDEEKEVIRKINEIKPDILFVAFGAPKQELWIQRYKDEVDTSVFMGVGGSVDVYAGEVKRAPEVYQKFGLEWFYRLVKEPWRYKRMMLLPKFIVQVIVKK
- a CDS encoding transketolase — its product is MRDHNELKQIATSVRKNIVQMINESKSGHPGGSLSCVEIVTALYFDEMNIDSQNPKKEDRDRFVLSKGHAAPVLYSALAEKGYFEKEELFKLRKISSMLQGHPDMKGTPGVEMSTGSLGQGFSVACGMAMASKMDNAPWRVYTILGDGEIQEGLIWEAAMSAAHYKLDNLVAFLDFNGLQIDGKNEDVMNIYPVVDKFKAFGWNVIEIDGHDFDQIFASLDSARETVGKPTMIIAKTVKGKGVSFMEDQAGWHGTAPSDEDLEVALKELGGVK
- the csaB gene encoding polysaccharide pyruvyl transferase CsaB, translating into MPKVVISGYYGFNNIGDEAILKGIIDGIKGFNQDTEIVVLSQYPEFTSKKHNVRSIKRMNLFSIIKEIKDCDLLVSGGGSLLQDVTSKRSILYYLAIINIAKILNKKVMIYSQGIGPVNKNYNRNLLKRVLNKVDFINVRDENSKQELINMGIQKDILVTMDTVFGIKKPDIEIGKDILRDINIDFDKKIVGFSIRPWKNNKQIVEEICKVCEKLVQEYDYQVLFIPFHFYADSSIIKEIYKSIDKKYRKNVFVLDKYLYVDEYISLVGNLDFLIGMRLHALIFSVLMGVPVVGLSYDPKINNFLNFIEKNNVISILNINFNDIMNEVKCLIDNIDYERELISRKKDEFREITDIHNKILMDLIENRGEYFGKN